The following proteins come from a genomic window of Anaerobutyricum hallii:
- a CDS encoding tyrosine-type recombinase/integrase, with product MYEKYLLQLEEAGKIRNLKERSIDCYKNYVSYFLNYMGKNPEELTCQDVRGFLLARKDDGLKATTLNLYNSAIRFFYRNVLHVLWDDITVPRMMIEHKLPTVLSVDEVERLLDATDDLKYKAMFATMYSSGMRVSEVIHLHYDDISRTNMQIHIRDTKNRMDRYTILSERNLALLTEYWFRKGRPKGILFPNQFTGQYLTVSTLEQVIRRSAAAAGLSGVTPHCLRHSFATHLMEQGVEQRNIQALLGHRDPKSTEVYLHVSNKSLMGIRSPFDKKDGTVNG from the coding sequence ATGTACGAAAAATATTTATTACAGCTTGAAGAGGCCGGAAAGATCCGTAACCTTAAAGAGCGTTCTATCGATTGCTACAAAAACTATGTTTCCTATTTCCTTAACTACATGGGAAAGAACCCGGAAGAACTTACCTGTCAGGATGTCAGAGGCTTTCTTCTTGCCCGGAAGGACGATGGCCTGAAAGCAACCACGCTTAATCTTTATAATTCTGCCATCCGTTTTTTCTATCGGAATGTACTTCATGTTCTGTGGGATGATATCACCGTTCCTCGCATGATGATAGAGCACAAGCTCCCTACCGTACTTTCTGTTGATGAAGTAGAGCGGCTTCTTGATGCTACGGATGACCTGAAATATAAAGCCATGTTTGCCACCATGTATTCTTCTGGAATGCGGGTCTCCGAAGTGATCCATCTTCACTATGATGATATTTCCCGCACTAACATGCAGATTCATATCAGGGATACAAAGAACCGGATGGACCGTTATACCATTCTGTCTGAAAGAAACCTTGCGCTTCTTACGGAATACTGGTTTCGGAAAGGAAGGCCAAAAGGCATTCTGTTTCCAAATCAGTTTACAGGACAGTATCTTACCGTAAGTACACTGGAACAGGTGATCCGCCGTTCTGCAGCGGCTGCCGGGTTATCCGGTGTCACACCCCACTGCCTCCGTCACAGCTTTGCCACTCACCTTATGGAGCAGGGAGTGGAACAGCGGAATATTCAGGCATTGCTTGGACACCGTGATCCGAAATCCACAGAAGTTTATCTTCATGTCAGCAACAAATCCCTTATGGGCATCCGTAGCCCTTTTGACAAAAAGGATGGTACAGTCAATGGATAA
- a CDS encoding IS91 family transposase yields the protein MDKPTVQDIFHRFYPAYLDQYSPSPVQAKVAHNIMNCKTGAYGANVCICEDCGSVQIHYNSCRNRCCPMCQAVPKEMWMDARREDVLDAPYFHLVFTVPDLLNPVIYSNQKLLYDTLYHAASATISELAADREHLGAKVGYICILHTWGSEMNFHPHIHTILLGGGLTSDNQWKDKGENFFLPIQVISKVFRGKYLEELKKLWEEDQLVFHGTAEKFRNHYEFKELLDSCYGTDWVPHCKKTFNGAGSVINYLGKYTHRIAVSNHRIIRMDDDTVTFSVKDYRNEGQWKELTISGVEFVRRFLMHVPPRRFVRIRHYGLLCSRTKNQKLTLCRNLLGCKKYLSKLRNMEMPEVLEHLYGIKVCVCKACGGHLGKPQMKIPLRC from the coding sequence ATGGATAAACCCACAGTACAGGATATTTTTCACCGTTTTTATCCGGCATACCTCGATCAGTATTCACCTTCCCCTGTACAGGCAAAGGTTGCACATAACATCATGAACTGTAAAACCGGTGCCTATGGTGCAAATGTATGTATATGTGAGGATTGTGGTTCCGTACAGATTCATTATAATTCCTGCCGCAACCGCTGCTGTCCCATGTGTCAGGCCGTTCCCAAAGAGATGTGGATGGACGCACGCAGGGAGGATGTCCTTGATGCTCCCTATTTTCATCTGGTTTTTACTGTTCCCGATCTTTTAAATCCGGTCATTTACAGCAACCAGAAGCTTCTTTATGATACCTTATACCATGCAGCTTCTGCAACCATCAGCGAACTGGCTGCCGACCGGGAACATCTCGGTGCAAAGGTTGGATACATCTGCATCTTACATACCTGGGGCTCTGAAATGAATTTTCATCCCCACATTCATACCATTCTGCTCGGTGGCGGTCTGACCTCTGACAATCAATGGAAGGACAAAGGAGAAAATTTCTTTCTTCCCATTCAAGTCATTTCCAAAGTGTTCCGCGGAAAATATCTGGAGGAGCTGAAAAAACTGTGGGAAGAGGATCAGCTGGTTTTTCATGGTACTGCCGAAAAGTTCCGTAACCATTATGAATTCAAGGAACTCCTGGATTCCTGTTATGGTACGGACTGGGTCCCTCATTGTAAAAAGACTTTCAATGGTGCCGGGTCAGTAATTAATTACCTTGGCAAGTATACTCACCGCATTGCTGTCAGCAATCACCGTATTATCCGCATGGATGATGATACCGTTACATTCTCAGTAAAGGATTACCGTAATGAGGGGCAGTGGAAGGAACTGACCATTTCCGGTGTGGAGTTTGTCCGGCGGTTCCTCATGCATGTACCACCAAGGCGTTTTGTCCGTATCAGGCACTATGGGCTGCTGTGTTCCCGTACTAAGAATCAGAAGCTCACTCTTTGCAGAAATCTCCTTGGATGCAAGAAATATCTTTCAAAGCTTCGTAACATGGAAATGCCGGAAGTACTGGAACATCTTTACGGCATCAAAGTCTGTGTGTGTAAAGCATGTGGCGGACATCTTGGAAAACCGCAGATGAAAATACCGCTACGCTGCTAA
- a CDS encoding tyrosine-type recombinase/integrase, which yields MYESYINKIEDVGKLRNLKPKTITLYQKNVSRFLNYIQKNPEELTCEDARNYLLHLQGKGDKASTLNNNNGSLVFFYKRVLGKLWDDNLVPRAINDYAVPEVLSFHDVEKLLNATEDLKYKAIFAIMYSSGLRISEVLHLHYEDISRKNMQIYIRDSKTHTARYALLSKRALDILTEYWFTCGRPTGILFPNKWTGEYLTTSGPRLVFKKSLKIAGLPHSIRMHSLRHSYATHLLEDGVDIRYIQTLLGHRSPKSTEIYLHVSNKALLGVQSPFDKRAGEING from the coding sequence ATGTACGAATCATATATTAATAAAATCGAAGATGTCGGAAAGCTTAGAAATCTTAAGCCTAAAACTATTACGCTTTACCAGAAAAATGTTTCTCGTTTTTTGAATTACATCCAAAAAAATCCCGAAGAACTGACTTGCGAAGATGCCAGAAATTATCTTCTCCATTTACAAGGCAAAGGAGACAAAGCTTCTACACTTAACAATAACAATGGTTCGCTTGTATTTTTTTATAAACGTGTCTTAGGTAAGCTATGGGATGATAACTTAGTACCTAGAGCCATTAACGATTATGCTGTTCCGGAAGTTCTTTCTTTTCATGATGTTGAGAAACTTTTAAATGCAACGGAAGATTTAAAATACAAAGCTATTTTTGCAATCATGTATTCCTCCGGCTTACGCATTTCAGAAGTATTACATTTGCACTATGAAGATATTTCAAGAAAAAATATGCAGATTTATATACGAGACTCTAAAACTCATACAGCTCGTTATGCACTATTGTCCAAGAGAGCTCTCGATATTCTTACTGAATATTGGTTCACTTGTGGAAGACCTACCGGAATTCTTTTTCCCAACAAGTGGACTGGTGAATATCTCACAACTTCCGGTCCAAGACTTGTTTTCAAAAAGTCTTTAAAGATTGCCGGCCTTCCACACAGTATACGCATGCATTCTCTGCGACACAGCTATGCAACTCATCTTTTGGAAGATGGTGTTGATATAAGATATATTCAAACCTTGTTAGGACATCGTTCCCCTAAGTCCACCGAAATCTATCTTCATGTTAGCAACAAGGCATTATTAGGTGTTCAGAGCCCTTTTGATAAGAGAGCTGGTGAAATAAATGGTTAA
- a CDS encoding IS91 family transposase, whose protein sequence is MVNPTVQDIFHRFYPLYLEQYSPSPQQAKVAHCIINCKTGAYGANVQFCEDCGHPQIHYNSCRNRCCPMCQALPKEKWMDKRREDVLEAPYFHVVFTVPQELNSLIYSNQQLLYDALYHSVSATINELTADTKHLGARVGYICVLHTWGSEMNYHPHIHVILLGGGLTAKNQWRDKGEEFFLPVKILSKLFRGKYMDELKRLWNEKKLQFHGSSEKYRNHYAFKELLNTCYEKDWIPHCKKTFNGAQSVINYLGKYTHRIAISNHRIIRMDENTVTYYVKDYREEGKWKEYTISGIEFIRRFLMHVPPKRFVRIRHYGLLCTRSKTKHITLCRNLLGCKQYLSKLKDMEAPQILETLYGINVTVCKCCGGHLGKPQQRIPLRI, encoded by the coding sequence ATGGTTAATCCTACAGTACAGGATATATTTCACCGGTTTTATCCACTCTATTTAGAGCAGTATTCTCCTTCTCCTCAGCAAGCAAAGGTGGCTCATTGTATTATCAATTGCAAAACCGGAGCTTATGGTGCTAACGTACAATTCTGTGAAGACTGTGGACATCCACAGATTCACTATAATTCCTGTCGTAATAGATGCTGTCCCATGTGCCAGGCGCTCCCAAAAGAAAAATGGATGGATAAACGTCGTGAAGATGTTCTCGAAGCTCCTTACTTCCATGTGGTATTTACAGTCCCACAGGAATTAAACTCTTTAATCTACAGCAACCAGCAACTTCTGTATGATGCACTGTATCATTCTGTTTCTGCAACTATCAATGAGTTAACAGCCGATACAAAGCATCTCGGTGCAAGGGTGGGATATATTTGTGTGTTACACACCTGGGGATCTGAAATGAATTATCATCCTCATATTCATGTTATCCTTCTTGGCGGTGGACTGACTGCTAAAAATCAGTGGCGTGATAAAGGTGAAGAATTCTTCCTTCCGGTAAAAATTTTGTCAAAGCTGTTCCGTGGTAAATATATGGATGAGCTGAAACGCTTGTGGAATGAGAAGAAGCTTCAGTTTCATGGGAGTAGTGAAAAATATCGCAATCATTATGCTTTCAAAGAATTGCTGAATACCTGTTATGAAAAAGACTGGATTCCCCATTGCAAGAAAACCTTCAATGGGGCACAGTCTGTCATTAACTATCTCGGTAAGTATACACATAGAATTGCCATCAGCAATCATCGTATCATTCGCATGGACGAAAATACTGTTACTTACTATGTGAAGGATTATCGTGAAGAAGGTAAATGGAAAGAATATACCATTTCCGGAATCGAATTTATCCGCAGATTTCTTATGCATGTGCCGCCAAAGCGCTTCGTAAGAATTAGACACTACGGTTTACTTTGTACCAGAAGCAAGACCAAGCACATTACATTATGCCGAAACCTGCTTGGCTGCAAACAATATCTTTCAAAACTTAAAGATATGGAAGCACCCCAGATACTTGAAACACTCTATGGTATCAATGTCACTGTTTGTAAATGTTGTGGCGGACATCTTGGCAAACCACAGCAGAGAATACCTCTACGGATTTAA
- a CDS encoding erythromycin esterase family protein, giving the protein MVKNNGVRAFALEGDYGGCGQVNRYIHGGEGTAQEAAAAIGFSIYRTEEMAELISYMRQYNESEKRTIQVFYSHDPLAKAAKLAGFDICWLDFTKVPENSELGRQASEYTYMGTLGESYSIIMRFLPPSYRMFQPPAVLYDSMIFVTDANPTKILEE; this is encoded by the coding sequence ATGGTAAAAAATAATGGTGTTAGGGCGTTTGCCCTTGAAGGTGACTACGGCGGCTGCGGGCAGGTAAACCGATATATACACGGCGGTGAGGGGACAGCACAGGAAGCAGCTGCAGCGATTGGATTTTCCATTTATAGAACGGAAGAGATGGCAGAACTTATCTCCTATATGCGCCAGTACAATGAAAGTGAAAAGCGTACAATTCAGGTGTTTTATTCCCATGACCCTTTAGCAAAGGCGGCAAAACTGGCGGGATTTGATATTTGTTGGTTGGATTTTACTAAAGTCCCGGAAAATTCTGAACTGGGTAGGCAGGCTTCTGAATACACCTATATGGGAACACTTGGAGAAAGCTACTCAATCATTATGCGATTTCTTCCTCCAAGTTATCGAATGTTTCAACCTCCTGCGGTGCTTTATGATAGTATGATATTTGTAACGGATGCGAACCCTACAAAAATATTAGAAGAATAG
- a CDS encoding FUSC family protein: MTFYQELQLNQAGSKNLLKKSETVKEKSYHMWVYLVKIAVTMAFCFLFVTIFSILFGNENSIVGVVVLLCLMVFRNADLGIHTGQSTMLLALFFVIMTVCPHLANQFSPVLGMLLNIAALAVLILFGCHNPFMFNQSTLVLGYLLPYGYDVTGKSYQTRLVGMALGAALTCFVFYRNHKNKTYKRNLKDLIQEFDITSSRTKWQICQILCVPIVLCIAELCNMPRAMWASIAAMSAILPFREDMHYRVRKRIVGNIAGVICFTVLYFLLPSSIYAYIGILGGIGVGFSAQYGWQAVFNTFGALAIAAETYGLQGAVSLRVIQNVFGVVFALAFCVIFYWFMSKKKESAL; this comes from the coding sequence ATGACATTTTATCAGGAATTGCAGTTAAATCAGGCAGGTTCTAAAAATCTGTTGAAAAAGAGTGAAACAGTGAAAGAAAAATCATATCATATGTGGGTATATCTGGTGAAGATAGCTGTTACAATGGCATTTTGTTTTTTATTTGTTACTATTTTCAGTATCTTATTTGGAAATGAGAATAGTATTGTGGGTGTAGTAGTTTTATTATGCCTTATGGTATTTCGGAATGCGGATCTGGGGATCCACACCGGACAATCTACGATGCTTTTGGCTTTGTTCTTTGTAATTATGACTGTATGTCCGCATTTAGCAAATCAGTTTTCACCGGTATTGGGAATGCTGTTAAATATTGCGGCACTGGCTGTGTTGATTCTGTTCGGATGCCATAATCCATTCATGTTTAATCAATCTACATTGGTTCTTGGGTATCTGCTGCCATATGGTTATGATGTTACGGGAAAAAGCTATCAGACGCGATTAGTCGGAATGGCTTTAGGTGCAGCACTTACCTGCTTCGTATTTTATCGAAATCATAAAAACAAAACTTATAAAAGAAATCTGAAAGATCTGATACAAGAATTTGATATCACTTCTTCCAGAACAAAATGGCAGATATGTCAGATTTTATGCGTACCGATTGTCCTTTGCATTGCAGAACTTTGTAATATGCCACGTGCAATGTGGGCTAGTATTGCGGCCATGTCCGCGATTTTGCCGTTTAGGGAAGATATGCACTACAGAGTCCGTAAAAGGATTGTCGGAAATATTGCAGGTGTTATATGTTTTACAGTATTATATTTTCTGCTTCCTTCGTCAATCTATGCATATATAGGAATTCTTGGTGGAATCGGTGTAGGATTTTCAGCACAATATGGCTGGCAGGCAGTATTTAACACATTTGGTGCTTTAGCCATTGCTGCAGAGACTTATGGACTACAAGGAGCGGTTAGTCTTAGAGTGATTCAAAATGTTTTTGGTGTTGTGTTTGCTTTAGCATTTTGTGTTATATTTTATTGGTTTATGTCTAAAAAAAAGGAAAGTGCGCTATAA
- a CDS encoding HAMP domain-containing sensor histidine kinase codes for MEQKKEKGLRIRSCLTGAIWLALVFSTVISALLFAFLNHFFNLPGSIPVLGWLLIFNTLIAGLITSFINAKLLEPITRLSKAMKEVSRGDFEQHLETNSRIAEVGESYQSFNVMTKELRATEVLQMDFVSNVSHEFKTPINAIEGYTMLLQGEELSPDQEEYVEKILFNTQRLSGLVGNILLLSKLENQNIPMKKTEYRLDEQIRQAFLSLETKWTEKEIGFQVELEEVKYTGNEGLFMHIWINLLDNAIKFSPSKGIITMFLKQEQDSVKFILEDEGPGIEDDVKSRIFDKFYQVDGSHKAEGNGLGLALVKRIVDSAGGTIKAENREYGGCRFVVELPIQKDEAI; via the coding sequence ATGGAACAAAAGAAAGAAAAAGGATTGCGGATCCGATCCTGTCTGACTGGTGCAATCTGGCTGGCACTTGTATTTTCAACAGTTATATCTGCTTTATTATTTGCTTTTTTGAATCATTTTTTTAATCTGCCGGGCAGCATACCTGTGCTTGGCTGGCTTTTGATTTTCAATACATTGATTGCAGGGCTGATCACTTCCTTTATTAATGCAAAGTTACTGGAACCAATTACTAGGCTTAGTAAAGCAATGAAGGAAGTTTCTCGGGGAGATTTTGAACAGCATTTGGAAACGAACAGCCGTATAGCAGAAGTTGGAGAATCTTATCAAAGTTTTAACGTTATGACAAAAGAACTTCGTGCAACAGAGGTGCTGCAGATGGATTTTGTATCTAATGTTTCTCATGAGTTTAAGACCCCGATTAATGCCATTGAAGGATATACAATGCTGCTTCAGGGAGAAGAACTGTCTCCGGATCAAGAGGAATATGTAGAAAAAATCTTATTTAACACCCAAAGACTTTCCGGATTGGTTGGTAATATTTTGCTGTTATCCAAGTTAGAGAATCAGAATATACCAATGAAAAAAACAGAATATCGTCTGGATGAACAGATCCGCCAGGCATTTCTTTCATTGGAAACAAAATGGACAGAAAAAGAAATTGGTTTTCAGGTAGAATTGGAGGAAGTTAAATATACTGGGAATGAAGGACTTTTTATGCATATCTGGATAAATCTTTTGGATAATGCGATTAAGTTCAGCCCTTCAAAGGGGATAATTACGATGTTTCTGAAACAAGAACAGGATTCTGTTAAGTTCATTCTGGAAGATGAAGGACCAGGAATAGAGGATGATGTAAAATCCAGAATATTTGACAAGTTCTATCAGGTAGATGGATCTCATAAAGCAGAAGGAAATGGCCTAGGTCTTGCACTTGTAAAACGGATTGTAGATAGTGCCGGAGGAACAATCAAAGCAGAAAACCGTGAATATGGTGGATGCAGATTTGTTGTAGAGCTTCCAATACAGAAAGATGAGGCCATATAA
- a CDS encoding response regulator transcription factor, which yields MGKVSVLIRRKENVFQILIVEDDKELSQLFQKVLEKNGYQVKSASDGAQALEVLDKEYIDLIISDIMMPVMDGYELVSELRSAGYQIPVLMITAKGSFDDMRQGFLSGSDDYMVKPVNVNEMVLRVGALLRRAQILNEHKIVIGSTEFDYDAMTVTTDKESLVLPKKEFLLLYKLATSPGRTFTKQQLMDEVWGYETEADPHTIEVHIGRIRERFKDNPDFEIVTMRGIGYKVVKK from the coding sequence ATGGGCAAGGTATCTGTTTTAATAAGGAGGAAGGAAAACGTGTTTCAAATATTGATTGTAGAAGATGATAAAGAATTAAGCCAGCTATTCCAAAAAGTGCTTGAGAAGAATGGATATCAAGTCAAAAGTGCATCGGATGGAGCACAGGCATTAGAAGTATTGGATAAGGAATATATTGATCTGATCATTTCTGATATTATGATGCCGGTTATGGATGGCTATGAACTGGTGTCAGAACTTCGCTCAGCAGGATATCAGATACCAGTGCTTATGATCACTGCGAAAGGTTCCTTTGATGATATGCGCCAGGGATTTCTTTCGGGAAGTGACGATTATATGGTAAAACCGGTAAATGTGAATGAAATGGTTTTAAGAGTCGGAGCACTGCTTCGCCGTGCACAGATACTGAATGAACACAAAATTGTGATCGGTTCAACAGAGTTTGATTATGATGCAATGACGGTTACAACTGATAAGGAAAGTCTTGTTTTGCCTAAAAAAGAATTCCTGCTTTTATATAAGCTTGCAACTTCGCCAGGCAGAACATTTACAAAACAACAGTTGATGGATGAAGTATGGGGATACGAGACGGAGGCAGACCCACATACGATAGAGGTACATATAGGAAGAATCAGAGAGCGTTTTAAAGATAACCCGGATTTTGAAATTGTAACAATGCGTGGAATTGGATACAAGGTGGTGAAAAAATAA
- a CDS encoding phospholipase D family protein, producing the protein MKKHKICKILLVILAIFLCVAFYELLGICVAYKKQPEVSNTTKKETKNGSWNECSENTERAVIIEKNPEALLQRVRLIKNAKKEIILSTFAFQSDESGKLILGALHDAADRGVHIRLLVDGMESWIDMEGNPYFYGLSSHENVEIKLYNKANPLKPWKMMGRMHDKYLIADGKRYILGGRNTYNYFLGDFPGHKNYDRDVLVVCDEPEKENSVNQLSEYFETIWNQEDSDYFHDNKKLANRKSVKNAVLELQNGYQKYFEENKERICDTDYTDETFETEKIALVSNPIHTGSKEPVVWYQLGELMKNAKNRVKIHTPYIICNDMMYNTWEEIAENVSDFSIMTNSVANNGNPFGSADYAKNRNRILSTGINIWEYEGGYSYHGKSILIDDDLSVIGSFNMDMRSAYLDTELMLVIRSKDINKQLEEGMMEYERVSRQVLEDGTYRDPYHVEPIELTKKRQRKIFLVQHLLGWARYLF; encoded by the coding sequence ATGAAAAAGCATAAAATATGTAAAATCCTTCTTGTTATACTGGCAATTTTTTTATGTGTGGCTTTTTATGAATTGCTCGGAATCTGCGTTGCATATAAAAAGCAGCCGGAAGTGTCCAATACAACCAAAAAAGAAACAAAAAATGGGTCATGGAACGAATGCAGTGAAAATACAGAACGGGCAGTAATCATAGAAAAGAATCCAGAAGCGCTTTTACAAAGAGTGCGTTTGATTAAGAATGCAAAAAAGGAAATTATTCTTTCTACTTTTGCATTTCAATCCGATGAAAGTGGAAAATTGATTTTAGGAGCACTGCATGATGCGGCAGACAGAGGTGTACATATTCGTCTGTTAGTAGATGGAATGGAGAGCTGGATTGATATGGAAGGAAATCCGTATTTCTATGGATTATCTTCCCATGAGAATGTTGAAATTAAACTGTATAATAAGGCCAATCCGTTGAAACCGTGGAAAATGATGGGTAGAATGCATGATAAATATTTGATTGCAGATGGAAAGAGATATATTCTTGGGGGAAGAAATACATACAATTATTTCCTGGGTGATTTTCCGGGACATAAGAACTATGACAGAGACGTGTTAGTGGTTTGCGATGAACCTGAGAAAGAAAATTCAGTTAACCAGTTGTCAGAGTATTTTGAAACCATATGGAATCAGGAAGACAGTGATTATTTTCATGACAATAAAAAACTGGCAAATAGAAAATCTGTAAAGAACGCAGTTTTAGAGCTGCAGAACGGCTATCAGAAATATTTTGAAGAGAATAAGGAAAGAATCTGCGATACTGATTACACGGACGAAACTTTTGAGACAGAAAAGATTGCATTAGTGTCAAATCCTATTCACACAGGTTCCAAAGAACCAGTAGTGTGGTATCAGTTGGGAGAATTGATGAAAAATGCAAAAAATCGTGTGAAGATCCACACGCCATATATTATCTGTAATGATATGATGTATAATACATGGGAGGAGATTGCAGAGAACGTTTCAGATTTTTCTATCATGACAAATTCAGTTGCGAATAATGGGAATCCATTTGGGTCTGCCGATTATGCGAAAAACAGAAATAGAATCTTAAGTACAGGAATTAATATCTGGGAATATGAAGGCGGTTATTCATACCACGGAAAAAGTATTCTGATTGACGATGATCTGTCTGTAATCGGTTCCTTTAATATGGACATGAGAAGTGCATATCTGGATACGGAACTGATGCTTGTAATACGCAGTAAAGATATTAATAAACAGTTGGAAGAGGGCATGATGGAATATGAAAGAGTGTCCCGCCAGGTATTGGAAGATGGAACCTATCGTGATCCATATCATGTAGAGCCAATCGAATTAACAAAGAAACGTCAGAGAAAAATATTTTTGGTACAGCATCTGCTTGGATGGGCAAGGTATCTGTTTTAA
- the cls gene encoding cardiolipin synthase: MKQDTLEGKAKTKNGVKRLCFSIICILLEVIFIITIVTRLNEYAEIINLFTRILSGILVLGLYASNKTSSMKMPWVILILIFPIMGVGLYLLIGLNGGTHKMRERYAEIDSKLLPMLPDSQECLSKIKETIPKAGNIASYIQRNSQYPIYQNTDIVYFDKAVKGLEAQLKDLEKAQKFIFMEYHAIEDAEAWHKIQDVLEERVKAGVEVRVFYDDMGSIGFINTDFVKKMEAIGIHCRVFNPFMPGLNLFLNNRDHRKITVIDGKVGFTGGYNLANEYFNYTHPYGQWKDTGIRLEGDAVQSLTVTFLEMWNAVSDKDANDSDFSKYLFHYDYAAQQTGFVQPYADSPMDNEQVGEEVYISMINKAEKYCWFMTPYLIITDEMTHALCLAAKRGVDVRIITPGIPDKKFIYNITRSFYHGLVKHGVRVYEWTPGFCHAKMSVADDCMATCGTINLDYRSLYHHFENGCFMADCQAVVEIKNDLIRTMGECRDVTDQYQTGRSAYLRLGQLFMRLFAGLL, translated from the coding sequence ATGAAACAAGATACTTTAGAAGGCAAAGCAAAAACAAAAAATGGGGTAAAACGGCTGTGTTTTTCCATAATCTGCATTCTTCTGGAAGTGATTTTTATTATTACTATCGTAACACGCTTGAATGAATATGCAGAAATCATAAATTTATTTACAAGGATTTTGAGTGGGATCTTGGTTTTGGGATTGTACGCATCAAATAAGACATCCTCTATGAAAATGCCTTGGGTCATCTTAATTCTAATTTTCCCAATTATGGGTGTAGGCCTGTATTTGTTGATTGGTTTGAATGGTGGCACACATAAAATGCGTGAGCGATACGCAGAAATTGATAGCAAATTGTTACCAATGCTTCCGGACAGTCAGGAGTGTTTGAGCAAAATAAAAGAAACAATTCCGAAAGCAGGAAATATAGCAAGTTACATACAAAGAAATTCGCAGTATCCAATCTATCAGAATACGGACATTGTGTATTTTGATAAAGCAGTGAAAGGACTAGAGGCACAGCTTAAGGATTTGGAGAAAGCACAGAAGTTTATCTTTATGGAATATCATGCGATAGAAGACGCTGAAGCATGGCATAAGATTCAAGATGTTCTGGAAGAGCGAGTAAAAGCAGGTGTGGAAGTTAGAGTATTCTACGATGATATGGGTTCTATAGGCTTTATTAACACAGATTTTGTGAAAAAGATGGAAGCAATAGGAATTCATTGCCGTGTATTCAATCCGTTTATGCCAGGTTTAAATCTGTTTTTGAACAATCGTGATCATAGAAAAATAACAGTTATTGATGGAAAAGTCGGATTTACAGGTGGATATAATCTAGCAAACGAATATTTTAATTACACACACCCGTATGGACAGTGGAAAGATACAGGTATTCGTTTAGAAGGAGATGCTGTTCAGTCGCTTACGGTGACATTTTTGGAAATGTGGAATGCAGTAAGTGATAAGGATGCTAATGATTCTGATTTTAGTAAATATCTTTTCCATTATGATTATGCGGCACAGCAAACTGGGTTTGTTCAACCTTATGCAGACAGCCCTATGGATAATGAGCAAGTAGGAGAAGAAGTTTATATCAGTATGATAAATAAAGCTGAAAAATATTGTTGGTTTATGACTCCATATCTAATCATAACAGATGAAATGACGCATGCGTTATGTCTGGCTGCTAAGCGAGGGGTAGACGTAAGAATTATCACACCTGGTATCCCTGATAAAAAATTCATTTATAATATAACTCGTTCTTTTTATCATGGATTAGTTAAACATGGTGTTCGTGTTTATGAGTGGACTCCTGGTTTCTGCCATGCAAAAATGAGTGTGGCAGATGACTGTATGGCAACTTGTGGAACAATTAATCTGGATTATCGAAGTTTATATCACCATTTTGAAAACGGCTGTTTTATGGCAGATTGTCAGGCAGTTGTGGAAATAAAAAATGATCTGATAAGAACGATGGGAGAATGTCGTGATGTGACAGACCAATATCAAACCGGACGAAGTGCATATTTGCGACTGGGACAATTATTTATGAGATTATTTGCTGGATTGCTATAA